From the Martelella mediterranea DSM 17316 genome, one window contains:
- a CDS encoding TetR/AcrR family transcriptional regulator: protein MGFGKARGGFCRPKDETDRCVFRGLGRHAAGEDPAKRAQILEGARQVFMNVGFDAASMNDITRAAGVSKGTIYVYFENKGELFQTIILEAKQRIFEDLRQTLAEDDAVDSVLTRFGAQLATGLTCEETIRAMRIAIGVAERFPELVRTFFGDHPDNLIETLTAFVAARCETGELVADEPRVAAQQLLDLCTGHLWKMRLFGLMDGPPPQADIQRMAERGVRTFMNSYGAEAARRS from the coding sequence TTGGGATTTGGAAAAGCCAGGGGCGGCTTCTGCCGCCCGAAGGATGAGACGGATCGCTGCGTATTCCGCGGCCTCGGCCGGCATGCCGCCGGTGAGGATCCGGCCAAGCGCGCGCAGATACTGGAAGGCGCGCGCCAGGTGTTCATGAATGTCGGCTTCGATGCCGCCAGCATGAACGACATCACCCGCGCCGCCGGCGTCTCCAAGGGCACGATCTACGTCTATTTCGAAAACAAGGGCGAGCTGTTCCAGACCATCATCCTGGAGGCCAAGCAGCGTATCTTCGAGGATCTGCGCCAGACTCTTGCCGAGGATGATGCGGTTGACAGCGTGCTGACGCGGTTTGGCGCGCAGCTTGCCACGGGCCTGACCTGCGAGGAAACCATCCGGGCGATGCGGATCGCCATCGGCGTTGCCGAGCGTTTTCCCGAACTGGTGCGCACCTTCTTCGGCGATCACCCCGACAACCTGATCGAAACGCTGACCGCCTTTGTGGCAGCGCGCTGCGAGACGGGAGAACTGGTTGCCGACGAGCCGCGCGTCGCCGCCCAGCAGCTTCTGGATCTGTGTACCGGGCATCTGTGGAAAATGCGGCTGTTCGGTTTGATGGACGGGCCGCCGCCGCAGGCCGACATTCAGCGCATGGCGGAGCGCGGCGTCCGCACCTTCATGAACAGTTATGGCGCCGAGGCGGCGCGGCGATCGTAA